The following are from one region of the Archangium lipolyticum genome:
- a CDS encoding trans-sulfuration enzyme family protein, with the protein MSTKRKTVAVHAGAQLTGSKSQPVVPPIHVSAVSFFDSSDELDAALDGKDYVYSRISAPNAALLEEAVAALEGAEACVAYSSGMAALRAVFDVQNLKAGDVVVMPADGYGVTRSLFKNLAARAGVRIEALILTDASAPERIVALRPKLVLAESVTNPLLRVPDIQVLARACREVGAAFAVDGTFPGPYGQRSHELGADYAVQSTTKWLNGHSDALGGTVSGTREKMAPLRAARLFAGDVLGPFEAWLTLRGVRTLPVRMKAHCEHAAHVAKRLSESPLVTRVHYPGLPGHPDHAVAARMLEGGFGGMVAFDIQGAGRPECFRFLEAVKLARAAPSLGDVCTLVMHAASASARRMTPEERQAAGIGESLIRVSVGLEDPDDIADDLLAAVAEAVKR; encoded by the coding sequence ATGAGCACGAAGCGCAAGACGGTGGCGGTACACGCGGGCGCGCAGTTGACGGGCAGCAAGTCCCAGCCCGTGGTGCCGCCCATCCACGTGTCGGCGGTGAGCTTCTTCGACAGCAGCGACGAGCTGGACGCGGCCCTGGACGGCAAGGACTACGTCTACTCGCGCATCTCCGCGCCCAACGCGGCGCTGCTGGAGGAGGCCGTGGCGGCGCTGGAGGGCGCGGAAGCCTGCGTGGCCTACTCCAGTGGCATGGCCGCGCTCCGGGCCGTCTTCGACGTGCAGAACCTGAAGGCCGGTGACGTGGTGGTGATGCCGGCGGACGGCTACGGCGTCACCCGCTCGCTCTTCAAGAACCTGGCGGCGCGGGCCGGGGTGCGCATCGAGGCGCTCATCCTCACCGACGCCTCGGCACCCGAGCGCATCGTCGCGCTGCGCCCCAAGCTGGTGCTGGCCGAGAGCGTCACCAACCCGCTGCTGCGCGTGCCGGACATCCAGGTGCTGGCGCGGGCGTGCCGGGAGGTGGGCGCGGCGTTCGCCGTGGATGGCACCTTCCCGGGGCCGTACGGGCAGCGCTCGCACGAGCTGGGCGCGGACTACGCGGTCCAGTCCACGACGAAGTGGCTCAACGGCCACAGCGACGCGCTGGGGGGCACGGTGAGCGGCACCCGCGAGAAGATGGCGCCGCTGCGGGCCGCGCGCCTGTTCGCGGGTGACGTGCTCGGGCCCTTCGAGGCGTGGCTCACCTTGCGCGGTGTGCGCACGCTGCCGGTGCGCATGAAGGCCCACTGCGAGCACGCGGCGCACGTGGCGAAGCGGCTCTCCGAGTCTCCGCTCGTCACCCGTGTCCACTACCCGGGTCTGCCCGGTCACCCGGACCACGCCGTGGCGGCGAGGATGCTGGAGGGGGGTTTTGGCGGCATGGTGGCCTTCGACATCCAGGGCGCCGGCCGGCCGGAGTGCTTCCGCTTCCTGGAGGCGGTGAAGCTGGCGCGGGCGGCCCCGTCGCTCGGGGACGTGTGCACGCTGGTGATGCACGCGGCCAGCGCGAGCGCGCGGCGCATGACGCCCGAGGAGCGGCAGGCGGCCGGTATCGGCGAGAGCCTCATCCGCGTCTCGGTGGGCCTGGAGGATCCGGATGACATCGCCGATGACCTGCTCGCCGCGGTGGCGGAGGCGGTGAAGCGGTGA
- the moaC gene encoding cyclic pyranopterin monophosphate synthase MoaC, which produces MKMIDVGGKEKTERVAVATARLRMLPETLERILQGKVEKGDVLAAARLAGVMAAKKTPDIVPLCHPIALSGVEVHLEPRTDALEIRVTVRTVDRTGVEMEALTAACAAALTVYDMCKSVDRGMVMEQVQLDHKSGGRSGTWDREQG; this is translated from the coding sequence GTGAAGATGATCGACGTGGGAGGGAAGGAGAAGACGGAGCGCGTGGCGGTGGCCACCGCTCGCCTGCGCATGCTTCCCGAGACCCTGGAGCGCATCCTCCAGGGGAAGGTGGAGAAGGGGGACGTCCTGGCCGCCGCGCGCCTGGCGGGCGTGATGGCGGCCAAGAAGACCCCGGACATCGTCCCCCTGTGCCACCCCATCGCGCTCTCCGGGGTGGAGGTGCACCTCGAGCCCCGGACGGATGCGTTGGAGATCCGCGTGACGGTCCGGACGGTGGACCGCACGGGCGTGGAGATGGAGGCGCTCACCGCGGCGTGCGCGGCGGCCCTCACGGTCTACGACATGTGCAAGAGCGTGGATCGCGGCATGGTGATGGAGCAGGTCCAGCTGGACCACAAGTCCGGCGGCCGCTCCGGCACCTGGGACCGCGAGCAGGGCTAG
- a CDS encoding DcrB/PsbP domain-containing protein: MLLNVKTRLVLAGAVVGASLLVLASANAQVDPSTGAPVSPGTTQTTPGLPPTTVQPLPDYNRTDAGMGGSGMAPMPSVPSLFGQDAGMGGSGGLFPSPTLEPLDAGLR; this comes from the coding sequence ATGCTGCTCAATGTGAAGACTCGGCTCGTGCTGGCTGGTGCGGTGGTGGGTGCGTCGCTGCTGGTGCTGGCGAGCGCGAACGCGCAGGTGGATCCCAGTACCGGAGCGCCCGTCTCACCCGGGACGACGCAGACGACGCCGGGGCTGCCGCCCACGACGGTCCAGCCCCTGCCGGACTACAACCGCACGGATGCCGGCATGGGCGGCTCCGGCATGGCGCCCATGCCCTCCGTGCCCTCGCTCTTCGGACAGGACGCGGGCATGGGCGGCTCCGGAGGCCTCTTCCCCTCCCCCACGCTGGAACCGTTGGACGCGGGGCTCCGCTAG
- a CDS encoding TetR/AcrR family transcriptional regulator: MTHSGQKRDERYRAIMETAARLICERGYEGTSMQEIAAACRMTKAGLYHHVQNKEQLLFDIMSYGMDAFEGQVLEKVRELPDPIERLRECMRLNIELVTCGFSKEVIIILHEHATLTGEARAFIDGRKKRYVRFLEDSFSEAVRVGRARPVQPTVAAFAFLGMVLWIYKWFQPDGRLSVQQIAEGMVDLLFNGVVAPAGTLPVPASGEAPVLSLVPPVVAGGES, from the coding sequence GTGACGCATTCGGGGCAGAAACGGGACGAGCGCTACCGGGCCATCATGGAGACGGCCGCGCGCCTCATCTGCGAGCGCGGCTACGAGGGCACCTCCATGCAGGAGATCGCCGCCGCGTGCCGGATGACGAAGGCGGGGCTCTACCACCACGTGCAGAACAAGGAGCAGCTCCTCTTCGACATCATGAGCTACGGGATGGACGCCTTCGAGGGGCAGGTGCTCGAGAAGGTGAGGGAGCTCCCGGATCCCATCGAGCGGCTGCGCGAGTGCATGCGGCTGAACATCGAGCTGGTGACGTGCGGGTTCAGCAAGGAGGTCATCATCATCCTCCACGAGCACGCCACGCTCACGGGCGAGGCCCGGGCGTTCATCGACGGCCGCAAGAAGCGCTACGTGCGGTTCCTGGAGGACTCGTTCTCCGAGGCGGTGCGCGTGGGGCGTGCGCGTCCCGTGCAGCCCACCGTGGCGGCGTTCGCGTTCCTCGGCATGGTGCTGTGGATCTACAAGTGGTTCCAGCCCGACGGGCGGCTGTCGGTGCAGCAGATCGCCGAGGGCATGGTGGACCTGCTCTTCAACGGGGTGGTGGCTCCCGCGGGGACGCTGCCGGTTCCGGCTTCGGGGGAGGCGCCCGTGCTGTCGCTCGTGCCCCCCGTGGTGGCGGGAGGTGAGTCATGA